The following proteins come from a genomic window of Pirellula staleyi DSM 6068:
- a CDS encoding Gfo/Idh/MocA family oxidoreductase encodes MPLGFAIVGCGMIARFHARAIEATSGAKLVACYSATQSSADKFAAETGCKAYSDLQAMLADPAVNIVTICTPSGAHLEPAVAAAKAGKHVVVEKPLEITLKRCDAIIDACNKAGVILSTIFPSRFHDSSRLIKQAVDKGRLGRMTLGDAYVKWFRTQQYYDSGAWRGTWNLDGGGALMNQAIHSIDLLLWFMGPVVEVSAHTAMLAHERIEVEDTAVATVKFASGALGVIEASTAAFPGELKRVELHGSDGSVAMREEDITRWEFAKKTKADEELLAKMASKTTSGGGAADPKAIGFHGHQRLFQDLVNAIKKGRAPLIDGAEGRRSVELILAIYKAAETGKTVKLPLAGDPKLAARSKSK; translated from the coding sequence GTGCCACTTGGATTTGCCATTGTTGGATGCGGCATGATCGCCCGCTTTCATGCGCGTGCTATCGAGGCGACCAGCGGAGCCAAACTGGTTGCGTGCTACAGTGCTACACAGTCGTCGGCCGATAAATTCGCTGCGGAAACGGGCTGCAAAGCTTACAGCGACTTGCAGGCGATGCTCGCCGATCCGGCGGTGAATATCGTCACGATTTGCACTCCCAGCGGAGCGCACCTCGAGCCTGCCGTGGCCGCCGCGAAAGCTGGCAAGCATGTGGTGGTCGAGAAGCCGCTCGAGATCACACTGAAGCGCTGCGACGCCATCATCGATGCCTGCAACAAAGCGGGAGTGATTCTCTCAACGATTTTTCCCTCGCGTTTTCACGATTCGTCGCGACTCATCAAACAGGCAGTCGACAAAGGGCGTCTTGGGCGCATGACGCTCGGCGATGCTTACGTGAAATGGTTTCGCACACAGCAGTACTACGACAGCGGCGCATGGCGCGGCACTTGGAATCTCGACGGTGGCGGAGCGCTGATGAATCAGGCGATTCACAGCATCGATTTGCTGCTCTGGTTCATGGGTCCTGTGGTGGAAGTGAGCGCCCACACGGCGATGCTCGCTCACGAGCGTATTGAAGTGGAAGACACTGCCGTTGCCACCGTGAAGTTCGCCAGTGGCGCGCTCGGTGTGATTGAAGCGAGCACGGCTGCATTTCCAGGCGAGCTGAAACGCGTAGAACTGCACGGCAGCGATGGCAGTGTGGCGATGCGCGAGGAAGATATCACCCGCTGGGAATTCGCGAAGAAAACAAAGGCCGATGAAGAACTGCTCGCAAAAATGGCGAGCAAAACCACCTCAGGGGGCGGAGCTGCCGATCCCAAGGCGATCGGTTTTCATGGCCATCAGCGACTGTTTCAAGATCTGGTAAACGCGATCAAAAAAGGTCGCGCGCCGCTGATCGATGGGGCGGAAGGCCGTCGAAGTGTCGAACTGATTCTCGCCATCTACAAGGCGGCGGAAACCGGCAAGACAGTGAAGCTGCCACTCGCCGGCGATCCTAAATTGGCCGCCCGCTCGAAGTCGAAATAG
- the argC gene encoding N-acetyl-gamma-glutamyl-phosphate reductase produces the protein MVRVGILGATGYTALEAMKLLLRHPGAQITAVTSRTDKSPLAAVHPQLARRLELSLEDLSIAQLQERCDCVFSCLPHAASAEIAKQLVEVGVRVVDFSADYRLNDPVSYKKWYEHEHPDPARLGNTVYGLPELFREQIPAANLVANPGCYPTSAILPLAPLLKAGLVEPGDIIVDSKSGVSGAGRTPKLGTLYPECNESISAYSVGKHRHQPEIEQILGRVSSATPQIIFTPHLTPMDRGILSVSYSKPTRSVTEAELLEILSDFYKNEPFVRVSKTLPTTKDVAHTNFCDITARVNGGRVLLISVIDNLIKGASGAAVQNFNLMYGFDETTALL, from the coding sequence TACGAGTTGGCATTTTAGGCGCCACTGGTTACACCGCTTTGGAAGCGATGAAGCTGCTTCTGCGTCATCCCGGCGCTCAGATCACGGCCGTGACCAGCCGCACTGACAAATCGCCACTCGCTGCTGTGCATCCTCAACTAGCGCGTCGTTTGGAGCTGTCGCTCGAAGACCTTTCCATTGCCCAGCTGCAAGAGCGCTGCGACTGCGTGTTTAGCTGCTTGCCACACGCCGCTTCTGCTGAGATTGCCAAGCAACTGGTGGAGGTCGGCGTTCGGGTGGTCGATTTTAGTGCCGACTATCGCCTGAACGATCCGGTGAGCTACAAAAAATGGTACGAGCACGAACACCCCGACCCAGCGCGACTCGGCAACACCGTTTACGGTTTGCCGGAACTCTTTCGGGAGCAGATTCCTGCCGCTAATCTGGTCGCTAATCCGGGTTGCTATCCCACCTCGGCGATCCTGCCACTAGCGCCGCTGCTGAAGGCGGGACTTGTCGAACCCGGCGATATTATTGTCGACAGCAAAAGCGGTGTTTCGGGAGCTGGACGAACCCCCAAACTCGGCACGCTCTACCCCGAATGCAACGAAAGCATCTCGGCCTACAGCGTGGGGAAGCATCGGCATCAGCCCGAGATCGAACAGATTTTGGGACGCGTTTCGAGCGCTACGCCCCAGATCATCTTCACGCCCCATCTCACTCCGATGGATCGCGGCATCCTTTCAGTGTCGTACTCCAAACCGACACGCTCGGTCACAGAGGCCGAACTGCTCGAAATCCTCAGCGATTTCTACAAGAACGAGCCTTTCGTCCGAGTCAGCAAAACATTGCCCACCACGAAAGATGTCGCTCATACAAACTTTTGCGACATCACCGCGCGCGTTAATGGTGGACGCGTGCTGCTGATCAGTGTGATCGATAACCTGATCAAAGGTGCGTCGGGTGCAGCGGTGCAGAACTTCAACTTGATGTACGGTTTCGACGAAACCACCGCGCTGCTGTAG
- a CDS encoding TIM barrel protein — protein sequence MTRTNRRDALKSLAGVSLAALAAPTFLTSLAQAQEAEPSAIAFGLVTYMWGADWDLPTLLKNCKATGVQGVELRTTHKHMVEPSLNDEQRQAVASQFAEAGITLVGIGSDERFDNPDPEKVKAAIEKTKDFIRLSHDIGGSGVKVKPDRFYDNVPREKTIEQIGKALNELGEYAAGFGQQVRLEVHGQCSELPTIKAIMEIATDENVYVCWNSNATDLKGEGLKANFDLVRSRFGSTVHVRELDTADYPFAELVKLLVTSKYEGWVLLEAASKQEDRISALTKQRKLFDDYLAAASK from the coding sequence ATGACTCGCACCAATCGTCGCGATGCCCTGAAAAGCCTGGCGGGAGTATCGCTCGCCGCACTTGCCGCACCTACGTTTTTGACCTCCCTAGCACAAGCGCAGGAAGCTGAACCAAGTGCCATCGCGTTTGGTCTGGTTACATACATGTGGGGCGCAGATTGGGATCTCCCCACGCTCCTGAAAAACTGCAAAGCGACCGGCGTGCAAGGTGTCGAGCTACGGACGACCCACAAGCACATGGTCGAGCCGAGCTTAAACGACGAACAACGCCAGGCAGTCGCTTCGCAATTTGCCGAGGCCGGGATCACGCTTGTCGGTATCGGGAGCGATGAACGTTTCGATAACCCCGATCCTGAAAAAGTGAAAGCTGCAATCGAGAAGACCAAGGACTTCATTCGCCTCAGCCACGACATTGGCGGGAGTGGCGTGAAGGTGAAACCAGATCGGTTTTACGATAACGTGCCGCGCGAAAAAACCATTGAGCAGATTGGCAAGGCGCTCAACGAACTAGGAGAGTACGCTGCAGGATTTGGTCAGCAAGTGCGGCTGGAAGTTCACGGACAATGCAGTGAACTCCCGACGATCAAAGCCATCATGGAGATCGCCACCGACGAGAACGTGTACGTCTGCTGGAACAGCAACGCCACCGACCTGAAAGGAGAGGGGCTGAAAGCCAACTTCGATCTCGTGCGTTCGCGGTTTGGCAGCACTGTGCATGTTCGCGAACTCGATACAGCCGACTATCCGTTTGCTGAACTCGTCAAACTGCTGGTGACGAGCAAGTACGAAGGTTGGGTCTTGCTCGAAGCGGCCAGCAAGCAGGAAGATCGTATCTCCGCCCTCACCAAACAGCGCAAGCTATTTGATGACTATTTGGCCGCAGCGTCGAAGTAA
- the pgsA gene encoding CDP-diacylglycerol--glycerol-3-phosphate 3-phosphatidyltransferase, producing the protein MAKNNKKKPLGSSESAAPEVSNQIVNVPNAITALRLVISVAVFYFLANKLYTQALASFVIAASTDWIDGYWARKFNQVTKVGRVFDPIVDKIIICGTFVFLVAEPNSGIAAWVAVVVMGREMLVTALRSFIEQSGGDFSAQLSGKIKMLLQCVAVVASIVLLRHFKEFGDDKPAPAWLATAVPVSVWAAVAITIYSGLEYVIAAVRRFRT; encoded by the coding sequence GTGGCGAAGAACAACAAGAAGAAACCGCTGGGCTCGAGCGAATCAGCAGCCCCAGAAGTGTCGAACCAGATTGTGAACGTTCCGAACGCGATCACAGCGCTGCGGCTGGTTATTTCAGTCGCTGTGTTCTACTTCCTGGCGAACAAGCTCTACACCCAAGCGCTCGCCTCGTTTGTGATCGCTGCTTCGACCGACTGGATCGACGGCTACTGGGCCCGCAAGTTCAATCAGGTGACCAAGGTCGGTCGTGTGTTCGACCCGATTGTCGACAAGATTATTATCTGCGGCACGTTTGTGTTCCTCGTTGCCGAGCCCAACAGCGGCATCGCCGCGTGGGTTGCTGTGGTTGTGATGGGACGCGAAATGCTGGTGACTGCTTTGCGTAGTTTTATCGAGCAAAGTGGGGGTGATTTTTCTGCGCAGCTGTCGGGCAAAATCAAAATGCTGCTGCAGTGCGTCGCCGTCGTCGCCAGCATTGTGCTACTGCGACACTTCAAAGAATTTGGAGACGACAAACCGGCTCCCGCTTGGCTTGCCACGGCAGTTCCTGTGAGTGTTTGGGCCGCTGTTGCCATCACCATCTACTCGGGACTCGAGTACGTGATCGCCGCTGTCCGTCGCTTCCGCACATAG
- a CDS encoding zinc-binding dehydrogenase gives MNPLPQTLPSLPAMTTSRAWVFRGSNHPLQLESLPVEPLRQGEVRVAIECCTLCGSDLHTIEGRRSTPLPTVLGHEMLGRVVELPRSETILSLSGEPLTIGSRITWGVAASCKTCFYCTHDLPQKCESLFKYGHESLAKMPKLSGGLAETCHLTAGTAIAIVPDTMSFKVATPASCATSTVAAAIRAADLRAGEHVVVQGCGMLGLTALAWCAMEDAASTIGIDIDHGRLAQARAFGATHTLQSTADPQALTDEVLVLTAGRGCDVVLEMSGSNSAIERSVAMLRPGGRLILVGSVFPQPAVALFAEQIVRKCLTIRGMHNYTPADLQSAITFLARASSRFPFESLVPLEFSLDQLPQAIHSAHAERPPRVAILNR, from the coding sequence GTGAATCCCCTTCCCCAAACGCTCCCCAGTCTGCCTGCCATGACGACCTCGCGCGCTTGGGTCTTTCGCGGAAGCAATCATCCACTCCAGCTCGAATCGCTTCCGGTCGAACCACTTCGCCAGGGGGAAGTGCGTGTCGCCATCGAATGTTGCACCCTCTGTGGCAGCGATCTCCACACGATCGAAGGTCGGCGCAGCACTCCACTTCCCACGGTGCTGGGGCACGAAATGCTTGGCCGGGTTGTCGAGCTTCCTCGCAGCGAAACGATTCTCTCCCTCAGCGGCGAACCCTTAACGATCGGTTCGCGCATCACCTGGGGTGTCGCGGCGAGTTGCAAAACCTGCTTTTACTGCACCCACGATCTGCCGCAAAAATGCGAGTCGCTGTTTAAGTATGGCCACGAATCGCTCGCAAAGATGCCGAAACTTTCGGGTGGACTTGCTGAAACATGCCACCTAACCGCAGGAACCGCCATCGCTATCGTGCCCGACACGATGTCGTTTAAGGTGGCCACACCTGCCAGCTGCGCCACGTCGACTGTGGCCGCTGCCATCCGCGCCGCTGATCTGCGTGCTGGCGAGCATGTGGTAGTGCAAGGGTGCGGCATGCTGGGGCTCACGGCGCTTGCTTGGTGCGCGATGGAAGATGCCGCGAGCACGATCGGAATCGATATCGATCACGGGCGTCTCGCGCAGGCCCGAGCCTTTGGCGCTACTCACACACTGCAGTCGACAGCGGACCCGCAAGCACTCACCGATGAAGTCCTCGTACTCACCGCTGGTCGCGGCTGCGACGTAGTACTCGAAATGTCGGGGAGCAATAGTGCCATCGAGCGCAGTGTGGCGATGCTCCGCCCTGGTGGCCGTTTGATCTTAGTGGGAAGTGTTTTTCCGCAACCAGCTGTCGCACTTTTTGCGGAGCAAATCGTTCGCAAATGCCTGACCATTCGAGGGATGCACAACTACACCCCTGCCGATTTGCAAAGTGCAATTACGTTTCTCGCGCGGGCTAGTTCGCGATTTCCATTCGAGTCGCTCGTTCCCCTCGAATTCTCGCTCGACCAGCTCCCTCAGGCGATTCATTCGGCCCACGCCGAGCGACCTCCACGGGTCGCTATCCTGAATCGATAA
- the argJ gene encoding bifunctional glutamate N-acetyltransferase/amino-acid acetyltransferase ArgJ encodes MTYVVPRGFEMAGVACGIKKSGKDDLTLIHIPSGGVAAGVYTTNLVHAAPVTIDRARTPSANFRALVVNSGNANACTGERGMRDALEMCRLAGEAVGATAEQTLVMSTGIIGVFLPMEKIASGIAAATARLASDEAAFIAAAKGIMTTDAFMKVVSKQVEVAGSTVTLSGMCKGAGMIGPQMATMLAVMMTDANITPADARALLQRVADQSFNCISVEGHMSTNDTLLLLASGAASSAPLAGDDLLAFEKALLDACIELATQIPDDGEGATHLIEIEVRGTKSPKEARTIAQTIANSALVKTAITGGDPNWGRIVSAAGYAGVPFDPAGVDLTINGHPVYAQGSPLPFDPKTVSTSMKENRKTHLLLTLREGEESIRFWTSDLTVDYVRFNADYTT; translated from the coding sequence ATGACGTACGTCGTACCACGCGGATTCGAAATGGCAGGGGTTGCTTGCGGCATCAAGAAGTCGGGTAAAGACGACCTGACATTGATCCATATTCCAAGCGGTGGCGTAGCTGCCGGGGTTTACACCACCAACCTCGTCCACGCTGCTCCTGTAACGATCGATCGAGCACGCACTCCATCGGCTAACTTCCGAGCGCTCGTGGTGAACTCCGGCAATGCAAACGCCTGCACTGGCGAGCGTGGCATGCGCGACGCACTGGAAATGTGTCGTTTGGCGGGAGAAGCTGTCGGCGCTACCGCTGAACAAACGCTCGTGATGAGCACCGGCATCATTGGCGTGTTCCTGCCGATGGAAAAAATCGCCTCGGGCATCGCTGCTGCCACAGCGCGACTCGCGAGCGATGAAGCTGCGTTCATCGCCGCTGCCAAAGGGATCATGACGACCGACGCGTTCATGAAGGTAGTGAGCAAACAGGTGGAAGTGGCTGGCTCGACCGTCACCCTTTCCGGCATGTGCAAAGGGGCGGGGATGATCGGTCCGCAGATGGCGACGATGCTCGCCGTGATGATGACCGATGCCAATATCACACCCGCTGATGCTCGCGCTTTGCTACAGCGTGTCGCCGATCAAAGCTTCAACTGCATCAGTGTCGAAGGGCACATGAGCACCAACGATACGCTGCTGCTGCTGGCCAGTGGCGCTGCTTCGAGTGCGCCGCTCGCGGGCGACGACCTGCTGGCCTTCGAGAAGGCGCTGCTGGACGCTTGTATCGAACTCGCCACGCAAATTCCCGACGACGGCGAAGGGGCCACCCATCTCATCGAAATCGAAGTGCGCGGCACTAAGTCCCCCAAAGAGGCACGCACGATTGCTCAAACGATTGCCAACAGCGCCCTGGTGAAAACGGCCATCACCGGAGGGGATCCGAACTGGGGACGGATTGTCTCTGCTGCAGGATACGCCGGTGTTCCTTTCGATCCCGCCGGGGTCGACCTGACGATTAATGGCCATCCTGTCTATGCCCAGGGCTCTCCCCTGCCGTTCGACCCCAAGACGGTTTCGACCTCAATGAAAGAGAATCGCAAAACCCATCTGCTGCTGACGCTGCGTGAAGGGGAGGAGTCGATTCGCTTCTGGACGAGCGATCTAACAGTCGACTACGTCCGCTTCAACGCCGACTACACGACCTAG
- a CDS encoding TerC family protein: MLNALMTEFVALFALTAMEIVLGIDNIVFISVASARLPLEQQARARWIGLLAAMGTRLLLLLCISWIMGLTVAAFQWDQILPASWIDAMKSKPTAQVVSGEPGTVPATTDAATEEKHADEEHKHSAHDEEAFQEFNVVSWKDLILLFGGLFLIRSSVIEIHHKMEGAHADPKAKGRATFGQVIFQIAMLDIIFSLDSVITAVGMAESIYVMMTAVVIAVGVMMIFAGTISEFVERHPTVKMLALSFLLLIGVMLVAEGAGTHINKGYIYFAMAFSLGVEILNLRMKAAAARKLAAAEKSH; this comes from the coding sequence ATGCTCAACGCTTTGATGACGGAATTTGTCGCACTCTTCGCACTCACTGCCATGGAGATTGTGCTCGGGATCGACAACATCGTTTTCATCTCGGTAGCCTCGGCCCGATTGCCTCTCGAGCAGCAAGCCAGAGCGCGCTGGATTGGTCTACTCGCAGCGATGGGAACCCGTCTATTGCTGCTGCTATGCATCAGCTGGATCATGGGACTCACTGTCGCTGCGTTTCAGTGGGATCAGATTCTGCCCGCATCGTGGATCGATGCCATGAAGTCCAAACCCACAGCACAAGTTGTCAGTGGCGAGCCCGGAACTGTTCCTGCTACGACGGATGCCGCGACCGAGGAAAAACATGCGGACGAAGAACATAAACACAGTGCTCACGACGAAGAAGCCTTCCAAGAATTCAATGTGGTTTCGTGGAAAGATTTGATTTTGCTCTTCGGTGGGCTCTTCCTGATTCGAAGCAGCGTGATTGAGATCCATCATAAGATGGAGGGAGCGCATGCCGATCCGAAAGCGAAGGGTCGCGCGACGTTTGGGCAGGTGATCTTTCAGATCGCGATGCTCGACATCATCTTCTCGCTCGACAGCGTGATTACTGCCGTCGGTATGGCAGAAAGTATCTACGTGATGATGACAGCGGTGGTTATCGCGGTCGGAGTGATGATGATCTTTGCCGGAACGATTTCTGAGTTCGTCGAGCGGCACCCCACGGTGAAAATGCTCGCCCTCTCGTTCCTGCTGCTCATTGGTGTGATGCTGGTGGCTGAAGGTGCTGGAACGCACATCAACAAAGGCTACATCTACTTCGCGATGGCATTCTCGCTCGGTGTTGAAATCCTCAACCTGCGCATGAAAGCAGCTGCGGCCCGCAAGCTCGCAGCTGCTGAGAAAAGTCACTAG
- a CDS encoding CPBP family intramembrane glutamic endopeptidase produces MLLVINFITLTLLGLSIGGWIVSFGKWRRGEAILPHTPRLPVPWGLLDLVACVLILIFFSALAIQSLISLGYLPPKVALESLDIRGQTAIIGSEGIAKLLTMVAIIGLICYRFRASAFDLGCDLKMLGHDVQLGTVAFAMIAPVIFTIQGVLVTFWKPSKHPLMETLRDLPNPTLFVVIAFSAVIVAPLVEEFFFRVLLQGWIERVVTYRREGGFELLFGGRPNAASPPLASSATETASLPGEAPTCAMPVLLKQESPPTEAPADAALLVDVSSTRAPRLRHSMIAIFTSSIIFALMHYSHGPDWVALTILALVLGFLYHRTHRITPSLVVHFLLNFLSLLALYSEVFLSPSTPQP; encoded by the coding sequence ATGCTGCTGGTGATCAATTTCATCACGCTCACCTTGCTGGGGCTGTCGATCGGTGGCTGGATCGTCTCGTTCGGCAAATGGCGACGTGGCGAAGCGATTCTGCCACACACGCCGCGACTCCCTGTGCCGTGGGGACTTCTCGATCTCGTAGCCTGCGTGCTGATCCTGATTTTCTTCTCCGCCCTGGCCATTCAGTCGCTGATTTCTTTGGGCTATCTCCCTCCGAAGGTTGCGCTCGAGTCGCTCGACATCCGCGGACAAACGGCCATCATCGGCTCGGAAGGAATCGCCAAACTGCTGACGATGGTCGCGATCATCGGACTGATCTGCTACCGCTTTCGCGCGTCGGCTTTCGACCTGGGCTGCGATCTCAAGATGCTGGGGCACGATGTTCAGCTCGGCACCGTGGCGTTCGCAATGATTGCCCCCGTGATCTTCACCATCCAGGGAGTGCTCGTCACCTTTTGGAAGCCGTCGAAGCATCCGCTGATGGAAACACTCCGCGACTTGCCGAATCCCACGCTATTTGTGGTGATTGCTTTTTCGGCGGTGATAGTAGCCCCTCTCGTGGAAGAGTTTTTCTTTCGCGTGCTGCTGCAAGGCTGGATCGAGCGCGTGGTGACCTATCGACGCGAGGGAGGCTTTGAACTTCTGTTTGGCGGACGCCCAAATGCTGCCAGCCCACCGCTCGCTTCAAGCGCCACGGAGACCGCGAGCCTTCCTGGCGAGGCACCAACCTGTGCAATGCCTGTGCTGCTGAAGCAGGAATCGCCTCCGACAGAAGCCCCCGCTGATGCGGCCCTGCTAGTCGATGTGTCTAGCACACGTGCGCCTCGTTTACGGCACTCGATGATCGCCATTTTCACAAGCTCGATCATCTTTGCTCTGATGCACTACAGTCATGGTCCCGACTGGGTGGCGCTCACCATCTTGGCCCTGGTTTTGGGGTTCCTCTATCACCGCACGCATCGCATCACGCCGTCGCTGGTGGTCCACTTTCTGCTGAACTTCCTCAGCCTGCTGGCCCTCTATTCTGAGGTGTTTTTGAGCCCTTCCACGCCTCAACCTTAA